The proteins below come from a single Fusarium verticillioides 7600 chromosome 3, whole genome shotgun sequence genomic window:
- a CDS encoding peroxidase yields MSAPAPLRLGSIAPNFQAETTKGKIDFHEFIGDNWVILFSHPEDYTPVCTTELGAFAKLQPEFTKRGVKLIGLSANTIESHEGWIKDIGEVTGGNVEFPIIGDKQRQVSLLYDMIDQQDATNVDEKGIAFTIRSVFIIDPKKTIRTIFSYPASTGRNAAEVLRVIDSLQTGDKYRITTPINWVPGEDVIVHPSVKNEEAKTLFPDFRIVKPYLRFTPLSKDKVLPPQ; encoded by the exons ATGTCTGCTCCCGCTCCCCTTCGTCTGGGCTCTATCGCCCCCAACTTCCAGGCCGAGACCACAAAGGGCAAGATTGACTTCCACGAGTTCATCGGCGACAACTgggtcattctcttctctcaccCCGAGGACTACACTCCTGTCTGTACCACTGAGCTCGGTGCTTtcgccaagcttcagccCGAGTTCACCAAGCGTGGTGTTAAGCTGATTGGTCTCTCTGCCAACACCATTGAGTCCCACGAGGGATGGATCAAGGATATTGGTGAGGTTACTGGCGGCAACGTCGAGTTCCCCATCATTGGCGACAAGCAGCGCCAGGTTTCTCTCCTCTACGACAT GATCGACCAGCAGGATGCTACCAACGTCGATGAAAAGGGTATCGCCTTCACCATCCGAtccgtcttcatcatcgaccccaagaagaccatccgcaccatcttctcctaCCCCGCCTCCACCGGCCGCAACGCCGCCGAGGTCCTCCGCGTCATCGACTCCCTCCAGACCGGTGACAAGTACCGCATCACCACCCCTATCAACTGGGTCCCCGGTGAGGACGTCATCGTCCACCCCTCGGTCAAGAAcgaagaggccaagacccTCTTCCCCGACTTCCGCATCGTCAAGCCTTACCTCCGATTCACCCCTctctccaaggacaaggtccTTCCCCCTCAGTAG